Proteins from one Paraburkholderia sp. BL10I2N1 genomic window:
- a CDS encoding DNA topoisomerase IV subunit B: protein MSTKKPNAAYSEASIKVLKGLEPVKQRPGMYTRTENPLHIIQEVIDNAADEALGGYGRQIIVTLHTDQSVSVEDDARGIPFGMHPEEGVPVVEIVFTRLHAGGKFDKAAGGAYTFSGGLHGVGVSVTNALSTRLDVTVWRDGKVAELGFADGDVVKPLEVRPATRSDKKSGTRVRAWANPKYFDSPNLPIGDLQRLLRSKAVLLPGVEVTLINEKTGEQQSWKYQDGLRGYLLEGMAGSDLLIPLFEGERYAESSRSNEETFAEGEGAAWVVAWSEEGPLTRESYVNLIPTPAGGTHESGLREGLFQAVKSFVELHNLQPKGVKLLADDVFARVSFVLSAKVLDPQFQGQIKERLNSRDAVKLVSSFARPALELWLNQHVEHGKKLADLVIKQAQARTRAGQKVEKRKGSGVAVLPGKLTDCESTEIGRNELFLVEGDSAGGSAKMGRDKEYQAILPLRGKVLNTWETERDRLFANNEVHDISVAIGVDPHGPDDNADLSNLRYGKICILSDADVDGAHIQVLLLTLFFKHFPQLIERGHVCVARPPLFRVDAPARGKKPAQKLYALDEGELEAILDKLRKDGVRESQWTISRFKGLGEMSAEQLWDTTMNPDTRRLSPVSLGELDFDATVARMTMLMGKGEAASRRSWLEEKGNEVEADI from the coding sequence ATGTCTACGAAAAAGCCAAACGCCGCGTATAGCGAAGCGTCGATCAAGGTGCTGAAGGGCCTGGAGCCGGTCAAGCAACGGCCCGGCATGTACACGCGCACCGAAAATCCGCTGCACATCATTCAGGAAGTCATCGACAACGCGGCCGACGAAGCCCTCGGCGGCTACGGACGTCAGATCATCGTCACGTTGCATACGGATCAGTCCGTGTCCGTCGAGGACGACGCCCGCGGCATCCCGTTCGGGATGCACCCCGAAGAGGGTGTGCCGGTCGTCGAGATCGTGTTCACACGCCTGCACGCGGGCGGCAAGTTCGACAAGGCCGCCGGCGGCGCGTACACGTTCTCGGGCGGCCTGCACGGCGTTGGCGTGTCGGTGACCAACGCGCTGTCTACGCGCCTCGACGTCACGGTCTGGCGCGACGGCAAGGTCGCCGAACTCGGCTTTGCCGACGGCGATGTCGTCAAGCCGCTGGAAGTGCGCCCCGCCACGCGTTCGGACAAGAAGTCGGGCACGCGCGTGCGTGCCTGGGCCAATCCGAAATATTTCGACTCGCCGAATTTGCCAATCGGCGACCTGCAGCGCCTGTTGCGCTCAAAGGCAGTGCTGCTGCCAGGCGTCGAAGTCACGCTCATCAATGAGAAAACCGGCGAGCAGCAAAGCTGGAAGTACCAAGACGGTTTGCGCGGCTATCTGCTCGAAGGCATGGCCGGGAGCGACCTGCTGATTCCGCTCTTCGAAGGCGAGCGCTACGCGGAAAGCTCGCGCTCGAACGAGGAGACCTTTGCCGAAGGCGAAGGCGCAGCGTGGGTCGTCGCGTGGAGCGAGGAAGGTCCGCTCACGCGCGAGTCGTACGTCAACCTGATTCCGACGCCCGCCGGCGGCACGCATGAATCCGGTCTGCGCGAAGGTCTTTTCCAGGCGGTCAAGAGCTTCGTCGAGTTGCACAATCTTCAGCCGAAGGGCGTGAAGCTGCTCGCGGATGACGTGTTCGCCCGCGTGTCGTTCGTGCTGTCGGCGAAGGTGCTCGATCCGCAGTTTCAAGGGCAGATCAAGGAGCGCCTGAATAGCCGCGACGCGGTCAAGCTGGTCTCTTCGTTTGCCCGTCCGGCGCTCGAGTTGTGGCTCAATCAGCACGTCGAGCACGGCAAGAAGCTCGCCGACCTCGTCATCAAGCAGGCCCAGGCGCGCACGCGCGCCGGCCAGAAGGTCGAGAAGCGCAAGGGTTCGGGTGTCGCTGTGCTGCCAGGCAAGCTGACAGACTGCGAATCGACCGAAATCGGCCGCAATGAACTCTTCCTCGTCGAAGGTGATTCGGCAGGCGGTTCGGCCAAGATGGGGCGCGACAAAGAATATCAGGCGATCCTGCCGCTGCGCGGCAAGGTGCTCAACACGTGGGAAACCGAGCGCGACCGCCTCTTCGCGAATAACGAAGTGCACGATATCTCGGTGGCGATCGGCGTCGATCCGCATGGTCCCGACGACAACGCCGACCTGTCGAACCTTCGTTACGGCAAGATCTGCATCCTGTCGGATGCGGACGTCGACGGCGCGCACATCCAGGTGCTGCTGCTCACGCTCTTCTTCAAGCATTTTCCGCAGCTGATCGAACGCGGGCACGTGTGTGTTGCGCGGCCGCCGCTCTTTCGCGTCGATGCTCCGGCGCGCGGCAAGAAGCCGGCGCAGAAACTGTATGCGCTGGACGAAGGCGAACTCGAAGCGATCCTCGACAAGCTGCGCAAGGACGGCGTGCGTGAATCGCAATGGACCATCAGCCGCTTCAAGGGCCTCGGCGAAATGAGCGCCGAGCAGTTGTGGGACACGACGATGAACCCGGACACGCGGCGTCTGTCGCCCGTCTCGCTCGGCGAACTCGATTTCGACGCGACCGTCGCACGCATGACGATGCTGATGGGCAAGGGCGAAGCGGCGTCGCGGCGCAGCTGGCTCGAAGAGAAGGGCAACGAAGTCGAAGCGGACATTTGA
- a CDS encoding MFS transporter: MRVQPSCKDGSVQSGASSPARSVPMADEQGLPLPQRYGAILVVALGITLAVLDSAIANVALPTIARHLRASPAGSIWIINAYQLAITISLLPLASLGDRIGYRRVYLSGLILFTVASLGCALAHSLPMLALARVIQGFGAAGIMSVNTALVRMIYPPDHLGRGISINAMVVAISSAVGPTVASAVLAVASWPWLFAINVPIGIAAVIGGFRALPRNKPHNSPYDYLSAVMNAFVFGLLIFAVDGLGHGEHRSYVIAEFVAAAVIGYFFVRRQLTQPAPLLPVDLLRIPVFSLSIGTSICSFAAQMLAFVSLPFMLQETLGFSQVQTGLLMTPWPFVIIFAAPLAGILSDRYSAGILGGIGLIVMTCGLLLLATLGAHHEPFDIAWRMALCGAGFGLFQSPNNRAMLSSAPRERSGGASGMLSTARLTGQTLGAALVALIFGVAPQHGPTIALYVAVGFSIVAAIVSMMRVVQRGTPASA; this comes from the coding sequence ATGCGCGTACAACCCTCCTGTAAGGACGGTTCCGTACAATCGGGCGCTTCCTCACCCGCCCGATCCGTACCGATGGCCGACGAACAAGGCTTGCCCTTGCCGCAACGTTACGGCGCCATTCTCGTCGTCGCGCTCGGCATCACGCTGGCGGTCCTCGATAGCGCGATCGCCAATGTCGCGCTGCCCACGATCGCGAGACATCTGCGCGCCAGCCCCGCTGGCTCGATCTGGATCATCAACGCCTATCAACTGGCGATCACCATCTCACTGCTGCCGCTCGCCTCGCTCGGCGACCGCATCGGCTATCGACGCGTCTATCTCTCCGGTCTCATTCTCTTCACAGTCGCGTCGCTCGGTTGCGCGCTCGCCCATTCGTTGCCGATGCTCGCACTCGCGCGCGTGATTCAGGGCTTCGGCGCCGCCGGGATCATGAGCGTCAACACCGCGCTCGTGCGCATGATCTATCCGCCCGATCATCTCGGCCGGGGCATCTCGATCAACGCGATGGTCGTGGCGATCTCGTCGGCCGTCGGCCCGACGGTCGCGTCCGCCGTGCTGGCCGTCGCGTCGTGGCCCTGGCTCTTCGCGATCAACGTGCCGATCGGCATCGCGGCCGTTATCGGCGGCTTCAGGGCGTTGCCGCGCAACAAGCCGCACAACTCTCCCTACGACTATCTGAGCGCCGTCATGAACGCGTTCGTGTTCGGCCTGCTGATTTTTGCCGTCGACGGTCTCGGCCACGGGGAGCATCGCAGCTACGTGATTGCAGAGTTTGTCGCTGCCGCGGTGATCGGCTACTTCTTCGTGCGGCGGCAGTTGACACAGCCGGCGCCGCTCCTGCCCGTCGACCTGCTCCGGATTCCGGTCTTCTCCCTGTCCATCGGCACGTCGATCTGTTCGTTTGCCGCGCAGATGCTCGCGTTCGTCTCGTTGCCGTTCATGCTGCAGGAGACACTCGGCTTCTCGCAGGTGCAAACCGGCCTGCTGATGACGCCATGGCCGTTCGTCATCATCTTCGCGGCACCGCTTGCGGGGATACTGTCGGACCGCTATTCCGCCGGGATACTCGGCGGCATCGGCCTCATCGTGATGACCTGCGGCCTGTTACTGCTGGCCACGCTCGGCGCACACCACGAGCCGTTCGACATCGCGTGGCGCATGGCGCTATGCGGTGCGGGCTTTGGCCTCTTCCAGTCGCCGAACAACCGCGCGATGCTGTCGTCCGCCCCGCGCGAACGCAGCGGCGGCGCGAGCGGCATGCTCAGCACGGCGCGGCTCACCGGCCAGACGCTCGGCGCCGCACTGGTCGCGCTCATCTTCGGCGTTGCCCCGCAACACGGACCCACGATCGCCCTGTACGTGGCAGTGGGCTTTTCGATTGTGGCGGCCATCGTCAGCATGATGCGCGTGGTGCAGCGCGGCACACCGGCTTCTGCCTGA
- the parC gene encoding DNA topoisomerase IV subunit A, giving the protein MDDNTPDLFTEAVPAGGSLTLGNYAERAYLDYAVSVVKGRALPDVCDGQKPVQRRILYAMNEMGLADNAKPVKSARVVGDVLGKYHPHGDQSAYDALVRLAQDFSMRYPLIDGQGNFGSRDGDGAAAMRYTEARLTPIAKLLLDEIDQGTVDFMPNYDGSFEEPKLLPARLPFVLLNGASGIAVGLATEIPSHNLREVAAAAVTMIRHPTLPHAELMQHVPGPDFPGGGQIISSEAEISAAYETGRGSLKVRARWKIEDLARGQWQLVITELPPNTSGQKVLEEIEEQTNPKIKLGKKTLTPEQLQTKQTMLALLDAVRDESGKDAPVRLVFEPKSSRIDQTEFVNTLLAHTSLESNASLNLVMVGGDGRPRQKGLIEILQEWISFRFATVTRRTQHRLMKVNDRIHILEGRMIVFLNIDEVIRIIRESDEPKAALISAFGLSDRQAEDILEIRLRQLARLEKIKIEKELGELRDEKARLEELLGSESAMKRLLIKEIEGDAKQYGDDRRTLIQQEKRATFEARVVDEPVTVVVSQKGWVRSLKGHGLDPAGFTFKAGDGLYAAFQCRTPDTLIAWGSKGRVYSVAVAMLPGGRGDGVPVTSLIELESGTHLMHYYAASAEQALLLASSNSFGFIAKVGDMVSRVKAGKSFMTIDEGATPLAPMPMLPDATHVACLSSVGRILVFGLDEMKTLSGGGRGVTLIALDPKETLVQALAIGKAGVVLVGTGRGGKPQEETLAGAALAPHIGKRARKGRAPDTKLKLLGLRPALAG; this is encoded by the coding sequence ATGGACGATAACACTCCCGATCTTTTCACCGAGGCGGTGCCCGCCGGCGGCTCCCTGACGCTCGGCAACTACGCGGAACGCGCGTATCTCGACTACGCGGTGAGCGTCGTCAAGGGGCGCGCGCTGCCCGACGTCTGCGACGGCCAGAAGCCGGTGCAGCGCCGCATCCTGTATGCGATGAACGAGATGGGTCTCGCCGACAATGCGAAGCCGGTGAAGTCGGCGCGCGTGGTCGGCGACGTGCTGGGCAAGTATCACCCGCACGGCGACCAGTCCGCGTACGACGCGCTCGTGCGGCTCGCGCAGGATTTCTCGATGCGCTATCCGCTCATCGACGGGCAGGGCAACTTTGGCTCGCGCGACGGCGACGGCGCAGCGGCAATGCGCTACACCGAAGCGCGCCTCACGCCGATCGCCAAACTGCTGCTCGACGAAATCGACCAGGGTACGGTCGACTTCATGCCGAACTACGACGGCTCGTTCGAAGAGCCGAAGCTGCTGCCCGCGCGTTTGCCGTTCGTGCTGCTCAACGGTGCATCTGGCATCGCGGTGGGTCTGGCAACGGAGATCCCGTCGCACAACCTGCGCGAAGTCGCGGCGGCGGCAGTCACCATGATCCGGCATCCGACGCTCCCGCATGCCGAACTGATGCAGCACGTCCCGGGTCCGGATTTCCCCGGCGGCGGCCAGATCATTTCGAGCGAAGCGGAAATCTCGGCGGCCTATGAAACCGGCCGCGGCAGCCTGAAGGTGCGCGCGCGCTGGAAGATCGAAGACCTCGCGCGGGGTCAGTGGCAGCTCGTCATCACCGAATTGCCGCCGAACACGTCGGGCCAGAAGGTGCTCGAGGAAATCGAGGAGCAGACGAACCCGAAGATCAAGCTCGGCAAGAAAACCCTCACGCCCGAGCAGTTGCAGACGAAGCAGACGATGCTCGCCCTGCTTGACGCGGTGCGCGACGAATCGGGCAAGGATGCGCCGGTGCGTCTCGTGTTCGAGCCGAAGTCGAGCCGAATCGACCAGACGGAATTCGTCAATACGCTGCTCGCGCATACGAGCCTCGAATCGAACGCGTCGCTCAATCTGGTGATGGTGGGCGGCGATGGCCGGCCGCGTCAGAAGGGCCTCATCGAGATCCTTCAGGAGTGGATCAGCTTCCGCTTCGCGACCGTCACGCGCCGCACGCAGCACCGGCTGATGAAGGTCAACGACCGGATTCACATCCTCGAAGGCCGGATGATCGTCTTTTTGAATATCGACGAAGTCATCCGCATCATTCGCGAGTCGGACGAACCGAAGGCTGCGCTGATCTCGGCCTTTGGTCTGTCGGACCGCCAGGCCGAGGACATTCTTGAAATCCGCCTGCGTCAGCTGGCGCGGCTCGAGAAGATCAAGATCGAGAAGGAACTCGGTGAATTGCGCGACGAGAAGGCGAGGCTCGAAGAACTGTTGGGTAGCGAATCCGCGATGAAGCGTCTGCTCATCAAGGAAATCGAAGGCGACGCGAAGCAGTACGGCGACGATCGCCGCACGCTGATCCAGCAGGAAAAGCGCGCGACCTTCGAGGCGCGCGTGGTCGACGAGCCGGTCACGGTTGTTGTCTCGCAGAAGGGCTGGGTGCGCTCGCTCAAGGGCCACGGCCTCGATCCGGCTGGCTTCACGTTCAAGGCGGGTGACGGCCTCTACGCGGCGTTCCAGTGCCGCACGCCCGATACACTGATCGCGTGGGGCAGCAAAGGGCGCGTCTATTCGGTTGCGGTCGCCATGTTGCCGGGCGGTCGCGGCGATGGCGTGCCGGTCACGTCGCTGATCGAACTGGAGTCGGGCACGCACCTGATGCACTACTACGCGGCGTCGGCGGAGCAGGCGCTGCTGCTTGCGTCGAGCAACAGCTTCGGCTTCATCGCGAAGGTGGGCGACATGGTGAGCCGTGTCAAGGCGGGCAAGTCATTTATGACCATCGACGAAGGCGCGACGCCGCTCGCGCCGATGCCGATGTTGCCGGACGCGACGCACGTTGCGTGTCTATCGAGCGTTGGGCGCATTCTCGTGTTCGGCCTCGATGAAATGAAGACGCTGTCGGGCGGTGGACGCGGCGTCACGCTGATAGCGCTCGATCCGAAGGAAACGCTCGTGCAGGCGCTGGCGATCGGCAAGGCGGGCGTGGTGCTGGTCGGTACGGGCCGTGGCGGCAAACCGCAGGAAGAGACGCTGGCTGGTGCAGCACTGGCTCCGCATATCGGCAAGCGGGCGCGCAAGGGCCGTGCGCCGGATACGAAGCTGAAGCTGCTGGGTCTGCGGCCGGCGCTGGCAGGCTGA
- the dcm gene encoding DNA (cytosine-5-)-methyltransferase produces the protein MTQATLLALLRQARNRYTQREIAGHVGKDIKTVRRWEKADTPCPAMLGPALRALLATGNSGTGVGGIAAAPSRFRFIDLFAGIGGIRMGFEAQGGECVFTSEWNEFSKKTYLDNYCSRHSFIGDIVSFPADDVPAHDILLGGFPCQPFSIAGVSKKNALGRPHGFECTTQGTLFFDVARIIAAKRPAAFLLENVKNLLSHDKGRTFDVILQTLRDELGYEVHYRVVDGQHFTPQHRERIIIVGFRGETNFSWDDLRLPTEGPRLGSILHRTDGKEPVLPWDGERFFDHAARRIQPKYTLTPKLWAYLQHYAEKHRAAGNGFGFGMAYPESVTRTLSARYHKDGSEILVHQGQGLRPRRLTPRECARLMGFPDTFRIPVSDTQAYRQFGNSVVMPVMQEVARIMAPHVEALLSGSGALDDTPQDVALVA, from the coding sequence GTGACCCAGGCCACGCTGCTAGCACTGCTCAGACAGGCTCGCAACCGCTACACACAACGAGAAATCGCCGGACACGTCGGCAAGGACATCAAGACCGTCCGACGCTGGGAAAAGGCCGACACCCCTTGCCCCGCCATGCTGGGGCCCGCCCTTCGCGCGCTGCTCGCAACCGGCAACTCCGGCACCGGCGTCGGCGGCATCGCTGCGGCACCCTCACGTTTCCGGTTCATCGACCTGTTCGCCGGCATCGGCGGCATTCGCATGGGTTTCGAGGCACAAGGCGGCGAATGCGTCTTCACGAGCGAATGGAACGAATTCTCGAAGAAAACCTATTTGGACAACTACTGCAGCCGCCATTCCTTCATCGGCGACATTGTCTCGTTTCCCGCCGACGACGTGCCGGCTCATGACATCCTGCTTGGCGGTTTCCCGTGCCAACCGTTTTCGATTGCCGGGGTCAGCAAGAAAAACGCGCTCGGCCGGCCGCACGGCTTCGAGTGCACCACCCAGGGCACGCTATTCTTCGATGTCGCGCGGATTATCGCGGCGAAGCGTCCGGCGGCGTTTCTGCTCGAGAACGTGAAGAACCTGCTGTCGCACGACAAAGGCCGCACGTTCGACGTGATCCTGCAAACCCTGCGCGACGAACTCGGCTACGAAGTGCACTACCGGGTCGTCGATGGCCAACATTTCACACCGCAGCATCGGGAGCGGATCATTATCGTGGGCTTTCGCGGCGAAACGAATTTTTCGTGGGACGACCTGCGTCTGCCGACAGAAGGTCCGCGCCTCGGCTCGATCCTGCATCGGACGGATGGCAAGGAACCGGTACTCCCCTGGGACGGCGAGCGCTTCTTCGATCACGCCGCGCGACGCATCCAGCCGAAGTACACACTGACGCCGAAACTATGGGCTTATCTGCAGCACTACGCCGAGAAGCATCGTGCTGCAGGCAACGGTTTCGGCTTTGGCATGGCGTATCCGGAGAGCGTCACCCGCACGCTGTCCGCGCGCTATCACAAGGACGGCAGCGAGATTCTGGTCCATCAGGGCCAAGGGCTGCGGCCACGACGGCTCACACCGCGCGAATGCGCGCGTTTGATGGGCTTTCCGGACACGTTCCGGATTCCGGTCAGCGATACCCAGGCTTATCGCCAGTTCGGCAACAGCGTTGTGATGCCGGTGATGCAGGAAGTCGCCCGCATCATGGCACCCCACGTGGAAGCGCTGCTTTCCGGCAGCGGGGCACTGGACGACACGCCGCAGGACGTCGCACTGGTGGCCTGA
- a CDS encoding very short patch repair endonuclease — MVDVVDAATRSRMMSGIRGRNTKPEILIRCLLHRRGFRFRLDARDLPGRPDIVLPRYGAVVFVHGCFWHGHDCHLFKWPQTRPEFWRDKIGRNRSNDERAQLALHAGGWRVAVVWECALRGANRDVDGVIQRLADWLHSDIDALDLRG; from the coding sequence ATGGTCGACGTCGTCGACGCGGCCACCCGCAGCCGGATGATGTCCGGCATTCGCGGCCGCAACACCAAACCGGAAATCCTGATCCGCTGCCTGCTGCATCGACGCGGGTTCCGCTTCCGTCTGGATGCCCGCGATCTGCCCGGCCGGCCCGACATCGTGTTGCCGCGCTACGGCGCCGTGGTCTTCGTGCATGGCTGCTTCTGGCACGGTCACGACTGTCATCTGTTCAAATGGCCGCAGACGCGCCCCGAGTTCTGGCGCGACAAGATCGGCCGCAACCGCAGCAACGACGAACGCGCACAGCTCGCACTTCACGCGGGGGGCTGGCGCGTCGCCGTGGTGTGGGAATGCGCCTTGCGCGGCGCGAACCGGGACGTTGACGGCGTCATCCAGCGTCTCGCCGACTGGCTGCACAGCGACATCGACGCGCTCGACCTGCGGGGCTGA
- a CDS encoding DUF4399 domain-containing protein, which yields MLKNKWLASAVFAGLLIVSGVARANGVSFVAPTDGATVSNPVHVVFAVDGMKIAPAGTMTEGTGHHHLLVDGAPLPKGEVIPVGDRSLHFGKGQTETDLTLPPGDHKLTLQFGDGAHRSYGPEMSKTITVHVK from the coding sequence ATGCTCAAGAACAAATGGCTGGCCAGCGCCGTGTTTGCCGGTTTGCTAATCGTGTCTGGTGTGGCGCGGGCAAACGGGGTGTCGTTTGTGGCGCCGACGGACGGCGCCACCGTCAGCAATCCCGTGCACGTGGTGTTTGCCGTCGATGGAATGAAGATCGCACCCGCCGGTACGATGACCGAAGGCACGGGCCATCACCATCTGCTGGTCGATGGCGCACCGCTGCCAAAGGGTGAAGTGATCCCGGTCGGCGACAGGTCGCTCCACTTTGGCAAGGGGCAGACGGAAACGGACCTGACGCTCCCGCCGGGCGATCACAAGCTTACATTGCAGTTTGGCGACGGCGCGCATCGCTCGTATGGCCCGGAGATGAGCAAGACGATCACGGTACACGTGAAGTAA
- a CDS encoding YbhB/YbcL family Raf kinase inhibitor-like protein — MADFRLWSDEFPTNGFMSKAQEYDDKAFGCAGENISPALQWDAPPPETQSFALTVHDPDAPTGSGFWHWVVVNIPAEARSLPRNAGKADGSLLPQGALQVQNDYGTVGFGGAAPPRGDRTHRYIFRLHALKVPNLPVSAETTNAVARFMTHLNEIDSTTHTGLYELK, encoded by the coding sequence ATGGCTGATTTCCGACTCTGGTCCGATGAGTTTCCCACCAACGGCTTCATGTCGAAGGCGCAGGAATACGACGACAAAGCATTTGGCTGCGCCGGCGAAAACATCTCGCCGGCGCTTCAGTGGGACGCGCCGCCACCCGAAACCCAAAGCTTCGCGCTGACCGTCCACGATCCCGATGCGCCGACTGGCAGCGGCTTCTGGCACTGGGTCGTCGTCAACATTCCCGCCGAAGCCCGTTCGCTGCCGCGCAATGCCGGCAAGGCCGACGGCAGCCTGCTGCCGCAAGGCGCGCTGCAGGTGCAAAACGACTACGGCACGGTCGGCTTCGGCGGCGCCGCGCCGCCGCGTGGCGACAGGACGCATCGCTATATTTTCCGTCTGCACGCGCTGAAGGTGCCGAATCTGCCGGTCAGCGCAGAGACCACTAACGCGGTTGCGCGCTTCATGACGCACCTGAACGAAATCGACTCGACGACGCACACGGGTCTGTACGAGCTCAAGTAA
- a CDS encoding rubredoxin encodes MSEVIIEYKSWVCLICGWIYNEEEGLPEEGIPAGTRFADIPEDWRCPLCDVGKAEFAVVEF; translated from the coding sequence GTGAGCGAAGTGATCATTGAGTACAAGAGCTGGGTCTGCCTGATTTGCGGCTGGATCTACAACGAAGAAGAAGGCCTCCCGGAAGAAGGCATCCCGGCAGGCACGCGCTTCGCCGACATCCCGGAAGACTGGCGCTGCCCACTGTGCGATGTGGGCAAGGCGGAATTCGCCGTCGTCGAATTCTAA
- a CDS encoding ATP-binding cassette domain-containing protein, which yields MSLYTITGAQLAFGHVALLDHADFSLEAGERVGLIGRNGAGKSSLLKIVADLTKPDDGLVTRQQNLTTVYVPQEPEFDGDASVFDTVAAGLTHARALLDEYDVVAHRLAETPEGAEHDALLARMNTLQSSLDAIDAWNWRMRVSTTLAQIGLDGDARVGALSGGMQKRVALARALVVQPDVLLLDEPTNHLDFDGIRWLEDLLIAQRSGLLFITHDRAFLDRVATRIVELDRGRLLSYPGNFSAYQTRKAQQLEVERIENEKFDKLLAQEEVWIRKGVEARRTRSVGRIGRLVQMRQERAERRNALGNVKLDVGQGEKSGKIVAELIDVTKRYGARTVVDRFSTTVIRGDKIGFIGPNGAGKTTLLKLILGELAPDEGKVRIGTNLQVAYFDQMRAQLDQEKSLADTISPGSEWVEVSGTKKHVMSYLGDFLFAPERARSPVKSLSGGERNRLLLARLFARPANVLVLDEPTNDLDIPTLELLEELLTDYDGTVLLVSHDRAFLDNVVTSVIASEGEGRWREYVGGFTDWQVQSARSQQLAQNETPKEAVKEAAPKDSAAGRNAQRTVKLSFKEQRELEALPEQIAKLETEQKTIGAQLEDGSIFARDAQEGARLTERYAAIDDELLLALERWEELESKRK from the coding sequence ATGTCGCTTTACACCATTACCGGGGCGCAACTGGCGTTCGGTCACGTCGCGTTGCTCGATCACGCGGATTTCTCTCTCGAGGCGGGCGAGCGCGTCGGGCTGATCGGCCGCAACGGCGCAGGCAAGTCGTCGCTGCTCAAGATTGTCGCCGACCTGACGAAGCCGGACGACGGGCTCGTTACGCGCCAGCAAAACCTGACGACGGTCTACGTGCCGCAGGAGCCCGAGTTCGATGGCGACGCGTCGGTATTCGATACCGTCGCCGCCGGGCTGACCCACGCACGCGCGCTGCTGGACGAATACGACGTGGTCGCGCACCGTCTTGCCGAAACGCCCGAAGGCGCAGAACACGATGCGCTGCTCGCGCGGATGAACACGCTGCAGTCGTCGCTCGATGCGATCGATGCGTGGAACTGGCGCATGCGTGTCTCCACGACGCTCGCGCAGATCGGCCTGGACGGTGATGCCCGCGTGGGCGCGCTGTCGGGCGGCATGCAGAAACGGGTGGCGCTTGCGCGTGCGCTGGTGGTGCAACCGGACGTGTTGCTGCTCGACGAGCCAACCAACCACCTCGACTTCGATGGCATCCGCTGGCTTGAAGATCTGCTGATCGCGCAGCGCTCGGGGCTGCTTTTCATTACCCACGACCGCGCGTTTCTCGACCGGGTCGCGACGCGCATTGTCGAGCTCGACCGCGGACGGCTGCTGTCGTACCCGGGTAACTTCTCTGCCTATCAGACACGCAAGGCGCAGCAACTGGAAGTCGAGCGCATCGAGAACGAGAAGTTCGACAAGTTGCTCGCGCAGGAAGAAGTCTGGATCCGCAAGGGCGTCGAGGCGCGCCGCACGCGCAGCGTCGGCCGCATCGGGCGGCTCGTGCAGATGCGCCAGGAACGCGCGGAACGCCGCAATGCGCTTGGCAACGTCAAGCTGGATGTAGGGCAGGGCGAGAAGTCCGGCAAGATCGTCGCGGAACTGATTGACGTGACGAAGCGCTATGGCGCACGCACGGTGGTCGACCGTTTTTCGACGACGGTGATACGTGGCGACAAGATCGGCTTCATCGGGCCGAATGGCGCGGGCAAGACGACGCTGCTGAAGCTGATCCTTGGCGAACTTGCGCCCGACGAGGGCAAGGTGCGTATTGGCACGAACCTGCAGGTCGCGTACTTTGACCAGATGCGGGCGCAACTGGACCAGGAGAAGAGTCTTGCCGACACCATCAGCCCGGGCAGCGAGTGGGTCGAAGTCAGCGGCACGAAGAAGCACGTCATGAGTTATCTCGGCGACTTCCTGTTCGCGCCGGAGCGGGCGCGTTCGCCGGTGAAGTCGCTCTCGGGCGGTGAGCGCAACCGCCTGCTGCTCGCGCGACTGTTCGCGCGGCCGGCCAACGTACTGGTGCTCGACGAACCCACCAACGACCTCGACATTCCGACACTGGAACTGCTCGAAGAACTGCTGACCGACTACGACGGTACCGTGCTGCTGGTGAGCCACGATCGCGCGTTTCTGGATAATGTCGTGACGTCGGTGATCGCGTCCGAAGGCGAGGGCAGGTGGCGCGAATATGTCGGCGGCTTCACGGACTGGCAGGTGCAGAGCGCCCGGTCGCAGCAGCTCGCGCAAAACGAGACGCCGAAAGAGGCAGTGAAGGAAGCGGCACCGAAGGACAGTGCCGCTGGCCGCAACGCGCAGCGCACGGTGAAGCTTTCATTCAAGGAGCAGCGCGAACTGGAAGCGTTGCCCGAGCAGATCGCAAAGCTTGAAACGGAGCAGAAGACCATCGGCGCCCAGCTTGAAGACGGCTCGATCTTTGCAAGAGACGCGCAGGAAGGCGCGCGCTTGACCGAGCGTTACGCTGCGATCGACGACGAATTGCTGCTCGCCCTGGAACGTTGGGAAGAATTGGAGAGCAAGCGGAAGTGA